The DNA segment GGCAAACGGATCGTCACCGTGATGTGCAGCTTGGGCGAACGCTACCTCAGCACACCGCTGTTTGGCGATCTGGGCATTTAGCGTTTGCGGAAGATTTTCATTCGGGATCAACAATCCCGAATGTGACCTCCACAGCGGACCGCGTGGGGCTTATCTTGAAGGGCTGGATTCTATGGTTAAACATCCCATCCGCTTCTTCAGAAGGCCCCTCAGATGCTGCAATCGTCTACGATACTGCTCGGCTCGCTACTCTCGATCATGGCGGTCTCCACGGTCGTTCGTGGAGACGAAGGCATGTGGCTATTCAACGCCCTCCCGCTAAAGCATCTTGAACAAAACCACCAGTTCTCGCCAACGACCGAATGGGCAGACCATCTGCGGCTCTCTTCGGTCCGCTTCAATTCAGGCGGTTCGGGCTCGTTTGTCTCCAGCGACGGTTTGGTCTTAACCAATCACCATGTCGCCAGCGACACCCTGCATAAGCTAAGCACGCCGGAACGCAACATCATTGATGCGGGGTTCCTGGCGAAACAGCCTTCGGAAGAACTCCCTGCCCCCGACTTGGAACTGAACCAGTTGGTTTCGATCGAGAACGTGACCGAGCGCGTCAATGCAGCGGTCGCCGCCGACCTCAACAGTGACGAAGCGTCCAAGGCTAGGCGGGCAATTATTTCGACGATCGAAAAAGAGTCGTTGGATTCCACCGGACTTCGCAGCGATGTGGTAACGCTGTACGGAGGCGCTCAGTACCACCTTTATCGCTACAAGAAATATACCGACGTCCGATTGGTTTGGGCTCCTGAAACCAAAGCCGCTTTCTTCGGTGGTGATGCGGACAATTTTGAGTACCCACGGTACTGCCTAGACGCCTCATTGATGCGAGTCTACGAAGACGGAAAACCAGCGAAGATCGACAATCACCTGGGCTGGAGCGACCAACCGGTTGCCAATGGGGATCTGGTCTTCGTTTCGGGAAACCCCGGACGCACACAGCGGATCTTCACCACGGCCGCGTTCAAGTTCCTGCGTGACGAACGCCTGCCATACGTGCTCGATTTCCTCCGACGTAAAGAAATCATGTTGCAGCAGTATGGGCTGGAAGGGATCGAACAAAAACGTCAGGCCCGCGACGAACTGTTCGGAATCCAGAACGCCCGGAAAGCCTACACAGGCATGCTTGCCGGCTTGCAGTCGCCTCAAACCATCCAAACCAAGCAAGCCGCAGAAGATCAACTTCTAAGTGCAGCGGCAAAGGACGAAGGCCTAAAACCGTTGACGTCGGCTTGGCAACAGATCGCCGACATCCAAATTGAAAAAGCAAAACTGCTGGGACAAAGTACCGGATTCCAGTCGCGTCTTTACGACATCGCCGAAACACTTGTGCTGATGTCGGCCGAAGACCAAAAACCGAACTCCGAACGACTCCGTGAATATGGAGAGGCCGGTCGCGAATCCCTCCTGCAGGACCTGCTCAGCGAAGCTCCGATCTATCCCGATTTGGAACGCGCCAAACTGGCCGACGAACTTGCACGATTTGTCGAACAGCGTGGCGGCGACGATCCGTTGGTTCAGCATGTCCTTAACGGGCAAAGCCCACAGGAACGTGCCAGCGAACTAATCGCCGGAACAAAACTAGCCGATGTCGCCGCGCGACAAACGTTGGTCGATGGTGACCGCACACACGTCCTGGCCAGCGACGACGCATTGATCAGTCTAGCGCTGTTGATGGAACCCGAATACCGCGCCCATCGGACACGCCGCGAAGAACTGGAAGAACAGGAGCGTCAGGCTTACACAAAGGTCAGCGAAGTAACCGCCGCAATCGATGGGACCGATACTTATCCCGATGCAACCTTCACCTTGCGACTGGCGTTTGGCACGGTCAAAGGATACCAAGAAAATGGACAAACCGTCCAACCTTGGACCGTCCTTAACGGAGCCTTCGAACATGCCGCCGAACACGAAGGGCAAGAAGATTTTGACTTGCCTGAAAGCTGGCTGGCTGCCAAGGAAAAAATCGACGGGCATACGCAACTGAATTTCATTTGCACCGCCGACATCATTGGTGGCAATAGCGGTAGCCCCGTCGTCAACCGCGAAGGTGATCTGGTCGGATTGATCTTTGACGGAAACATCCAAAGTTTGACCAGCGATTACCTCTACAGCGACGAACAAGCGCGTGCGGTCTCCGTGTCAGCCGCTGCGATTCGCGAAGTGATCCGCAACGTTTACCAGGCACCTGAACTAGCCGATTCCTTAGGCAAGTAGGCAGGTCAGAGGGCAACCTTCAAGCAATGCCTCGCGGCCCGTTCATCGTGACGCGCCGCGGGCAATCAAAAAGCTGGCACACCGTTTGCTTCTATGGTCCTTTCAGTTTTCACACGATTCGAGTGCAAGTCACCGAATCGATAGAACCTCAAAAACTGGAGTATCTAAGATGTATATTGGTGGCGGAATTCTAGGAACGGTATTGGTCATCCTGCTGATCGTTTTTCTTGCTCGTCGCGTCTAAGCGAAGGGCAGGGGCGACAACAAGGTTGGAACGTCCCAACCCGATGCGTCGGTGAGAGATAACAGACCGCTTAAGTTATCGCTTGATGACGCGTCGAGTTAGTGCTTGTCGCCTTTGGATCGGGACGCGAGAGAACGCGCCCGTCAGTCGACTTGCACGGAGTGAAAGGCGGCAATCTGCACTCCGCTTGCGACGCCATCCACGACTGGTGATTCGCCGGGTTGGTGATTCGCTGAGCTGGTAATTCGCTGAGCTGGGATTCAAGATTCGACCGCTCACTTTTACCTGTAACGAACGGCTAACGTTTGGGACGGGGGACTTTTCGTGGCGCCCCTTTTAGGCCTCGGCTTTCGGCCCGCTTGCGTCCCTTTTTCTGACGGCCGATCGTCTGGCTTGACGCTTCGACTTCCACCTCCTTCAGCGGCCGTCCGATCGCTTCTTTTAACTGCAGGACTCGGTCCCGCAATTGAGCCGCACGCTCGAAATCCAATCCTTCCGCAGCCTGCAGCATCTCTTGCTCCAGCTGTTCAACGTACTCGATGGTCACATATCGACCATCACTTTCCGCTTGAGCCTTTGCAGTTGCGACACGACGTTTGGCGGCATCTTTCTCGATCCCTGCATGAATTTTCCGCCGCACCGTTTCCGGCGTAATCCCATGTTTCTTATTGTAGGCTTGTTGGATAGCGCGTCTTCGTTCGGTTTCATCGATCGCCGCTCTCATCGAATCGGTGATCTTATCGGCATACAAGTTAACGCGTGCATTCACATTTCTTGCTGCCCGCCCGATGGTCTGCACCAAACTGGTTTCGCTGCGTAAGAATCCTTCTTTATCCGCGTCCAAGATCGCGACCAAAGAAACTTCGGGTAAATCCAACCCTTCTCGAAGCAGATTGACCCCGATCAATGCATCGAACTTGCCTTCACGCAGCTCCTGAAGCAATTCAACGCGTTCGAAGGCATTCAGTTCGCTGTGCAACCAACGGCAGCGAACGTTTTGTTCCTGCATGAATGTCGCCAAATCCTCCGCCAAACGCTTGGTCAGAGCGGTGACCAGAACACGTTCATCCTTGGCGGCTCGATCACGGATCTCTGCCAACAGGTGATTGACTTGGCCTTTCGCTGAAACGACTTCGACAATGGGATCCAATAGCCCGGTCGGTCGAATGATCTGTTCAACCACCTCGCCGCCAGCGCGTTCCAATTCATAATTCGAAGGGGTCGCTGAAACGAACACGACTTGCCCGACGCGATTCTCCCATTCCTCAAACTGCATTGGACGATTATCGAGCGCGCTGGGCAGGCGGAACCCATGATCGACCAGCGTTAGCTTTCGCGATCGGTCACCGGCGTACATGGCTCGAACCTGGGGGATCGTGACATGCGATTCATCGACCATCGTGAGAAAGTCATCGGGAAAATAGTCGTACAGCGTGTCGGGTGCCGAACCTGGTGGTTTTCCCGAAAGCGGGCGACTGTAATTTTCGATCCCCGGGCAATGTCCAACCTCCTGCATCATTTCGATATCGAAACGAGTCCTAGCGGCCAAGCGTTGGGCTTCCAGCAGTTTCCCTCGTGACTGAAACAGTTCCAGTTGCTCAGCCAGTTCCTGTTTGATCATGCCGATCGCCGCGGCGATCCGATCTTCGCTCATCACAAAGTGCTTGGCCGGATAGATGTAGACTTCATCGCAGGTATCGAAGACCTCTCCCGAAGTCGGGTTGATCATCGAAATCTGTTCGATTTCATCTCCCCACATTTCGATACGGTAGGCGAATTCTTCGTAACTAGGCCACAATTCAACACAGTCCCCACGGACGCGGAATCGGCCTCGTTCAAAAGCGACATCGTTTCGGTCGTATTGGATTTCGACCAATTTCATCAGCAACCGATCCCGCCGGGTCTGCACTCCTTTGCGGACATGGACCACCAAATCTTTGTAGTCCTGCGGGGAACCCAAACCATAAATACTACTAACCGACGCGACGATCAGCACATCGCGGCGACTGACCAACGAACTGGTGGTCGCCAACCGCAAACGATCGATCTCTTCATTGATGGAAGCATCTTTTTCGATGTAGACGTCGCGTTGGGGGATGTAGGCTTCTGGCTGATAGTAGTCGTAATAACTAACAAAATAGTGGACAGCATTCTGCGGAAAGAACTCTTTGAATTCCGAATAAAGCTGAGCCGCCAGCGTTTTGTTATGGCTAAGGATCAAGGTCGGGCGGCCCATCTGTGCGACCACATTTGCCATCGTGTACGTTTTTCCCGTACCGGTAGCCCCCAGCAGCACCTGCACCCGCTTCTTTTCCTTTAACCCACGCACCAGGGCCTTGATCGCCGCAGGCTGATCCCCCGCAGGAGGAAAGGGGCTAGCCAGGTGAAATTCTGCAGGTGGTAATTCGATTTTGGGCATACAACGCGACATTTTCGAAAAGGCATGGGGCCGAGAACCCAAATTTTAGCCCCAATCACTATATCTAGCACCCGCAACCCGCAAGACATTGACGGATTATGCAGTACAAAGCGGCTGAAATCGCGTTCGACCAGTAGGCTATTAATTTCCCTTCCTATTTATTCATCGAATAGAATGGAAAGGAAAACCAGATGGAAACGCCCCGATCTGCCTCTTTTCACTCCCTTCTGCTTAAATCGACTATGCCTTTTCTCAAGTATTGCTGCCTGGTCCTGCTGCTAACGCTGGTCTCTGCGGCTTCCAGCGAAGCGGAAATGACATCCCGAGAAAAACTATCGGTGATGCGAATCGCGACCGCCGTGAAGGAAGCAGGGGCTAGCTACCAAGCTGGCGAATACGAAACCTGTGGCGAAAAGATCACCGCCGCAGTGACCCTGATCGAAAAGGCGATGGAAACGGCCGACCAAGAGGTCTACGAAGCCTTACTGCCGCAATTCTCGAGGATTTCCCGAGCCTCCGCGTTGTTGGAACTAGAGGGGATTCGCGTCGCTTTCAAACGGCCAGAAGCCCCTTCGATGAAACCGAAGGACAAACCTGCCGCTCCCAGCACTCCCACGCCAAAACCTCCGACGCCCCCCAAACCGGCCGAGGGCGAAGTTAGTTTCGCGAACGATGTCGCCCCGATCTTGGTCCAACAATGTGGACGTTGCCACATCAATGGTTCGAAGGGAAATTTCACGCTGACCTCGTTTGCCGCACTGATGAAGGGGCCGCCCGAAGGGGTGGTTGTGTTTGCAGGCGATGTCGTGGGAAGCCGTTTGATTGAGGTAATCGAAACCGGCGACATGCCTCGAGGCAACAAAATGCCTCCTAAACAGCTGGAAACGCTAAAAGAATGGGTTCTGGCAGGCGCCAAGTTCGATGGCCCGGCGCCCGAGGCCCCACTGATGGCTTACGCCGGCAAAGCCGATCCAGCCGCAGCGGCACCCATGACCCCGAAACTGGAAACCAAACGGAGCACTGGCAGTGAAACGGTCAGTTTCGCCAACGATGTCGCCCCTCTACTGGTTGCCAACTGCAACGGGTGTCATTTGGATGCGATGCAAACCCGTGGCGGATTGCGGCTGGATACCTTCGCGCAATTGCTTCGCGGCGGAGACAGCGGATCGATCGTTACCCCGGGCAACGGCGCCAGCAGCCTGCTTGTCCAGAAACTACGCGGTGAGGTCGGAGACATCATGCCCGCGGGCGGACGTCCAAAACTGTCCGATGAATCGATTCAACTGATCAGCACCTGGATCGATGAAGGGGCCACGCTGGACGGGCTGAACGAAGACCAACCGATTCGCACGATGGCAAACTTGGCCTGGGCTAAAAATGCGACCCATGAAGAACTGATGCAGCGTCGCCAGGAGCTAGCTCAAAAAGCGTGGAACCTAGGGGCGACCCCGGCCGCACGTCAGAATACCAATGACTTCTCCTCCCCCAATTTCTACGTCCTGGGAAGCGGATCGAAAGAAACGATGGAAGAGATCGCCAAAAGTGCGGAAGCGACTTTAAAA comes from the Roseimaritima multifibrata genome and includes:
- the uvrB gene encoding excinuclease ABC subunit UvrB; this encodes MPKIELPPAEFHLASPFPPAGDQPAAIKALVRGLKEKKRVQVLLGATGTGKTYTMANVVAQMGRPTLILSHNKTLAAQLYSEFKEFFPQNAVHYFVSYYDYYQPEAYIPQRDVYIEKDASINEEIDRLRLATTSSLVSRRDVLIVASVSSIYGLGSPQDYKDLVVHVRKGVQTRRDRLLMKLVEIQYDRNDVAFERGRFRVRGDCVELWPSYEEFAYRIEMWGDEIEQISMINPTSGEVFDTCDEVYIYPAKHFVMSEDRIAAAIGMIKQELAEQLELFQSRGKLLEAQRLAARTRFDIEMMQEVGHCPGIENYSRPLSGKPPGSAPDTLYDYFPDDFLTMVDESHVTIPQVRAMYAGDRSRKLTLVDHGFRLPSALDNRPMQFEEWENRVGQVVFVSATPSNYELERAGGEVVEQIIRPTGLLDPIVEVVSAKGQVNHLLAEIRDRAAKDERVLVTALTKRLAEDLATFMQEQNVRCRWLHSELNAFERVELLQELREGKFDALIGVNLLREGLDLPEVSLVAILDADKEGFLRSETSLVQTIGRAARNVNARVNLYADKITDSMRAAIDETERRRAIQQAYNKKHGITPETVRRKIHAGIEKDAAKRRVATAKAQAESDGRYVTIEYVEQLEQEMLQAAEGLDFERAAQLRDRVLQLKEAIGRPLKEVEVEASSQTIGRQKKGRKRAESRGLKGAPRKVPRPKR
- a CDS encoding S46 family peptidase → MLQSSTILLGSLLSIMAVSTVVRGDEGMWLFNALPLKHLEQNHQFSPTTEWADHLRLSSVRFNSGGSGSFVSSDGLVLTNHHVASDTLHKLSTPERNIIDAGFLAKQPSEELPAPDLELNQLVSIENVTERVNAAVAADLNSDEASKARRAIISTIEKESLDSTGLRSDVVTLYGGAQYHLYRYKKYTDVRLVWAPETKAAFFGGDADNFEYPRYCLDASLMRVYEDGKPAKIDNHLGWSDQPVANGDLVFVSGNPGRTQRIFTTAAFKFLRDERLPYVLDFLRRKEIMLQQYGLEGIEQKRQARDELFGIQNARKAYTGMLAGLQSPQTIQTKQAAEDQLLSAAAKDEGLKPLTSAWQQIADIQIEKAKLLGQSTGFQSRLYDIAETLVLMSAEDQKPNSERLREYGEAGRESLLQDLLSEAPIYPDLERAKLADELARFVEQRGGDDPLVQHVLNGQSPQERASELIAGTKLADVAARQTLVDGDRTHVLASDDALISLALLMEPEYRAHRTRREELEEQERQAYTKVSEVTAAIDGTDTYPDATFTLRLAFGTVKGYQENGQTVQPWTVLNGAFEHAAEHEGQEDFDLPESWLAAKEKIDGHTQLNFICTADIIGGNSGSPVVNREGDLVGLIFDGNIQSLTSDYLYSDEQARAVSVSAAAIREVIRNVYQAPELADSLGK
- a CDS encoding c-type cytochrome domain-containing protein codes for the protein MPFLKYCCLVLLLTLVSAASSEAEMTSREKLSVMRIATAVKEAGASYQAGEYETCGEKITAAVTLIEKAMETADQEVYEALLPQFSRISRASALLELEGIRVAFKRPEAPSMKPKDKPAAPSTPTPKPPTPPKPAEGEVSFANDVAPILVQQCGRCHINGSKGNFTLTSFAALMKGPPEGVVVFAGDVVGSRLIEVIETGDMPRGNKMPPKQLETLKEWVLAGAKFDGPAPEAPLMAYAGKADPAAAAPMTPKLETKRSTGSETVSFANDVAPLLVANCNGCHLDAMQTRGGLRLDTFAQLLRGGDSGSIVTPGNGASSLLVQKLRGEVGDIMPAGGRPKLSDESIQLISTWIDEGATLDGLNEDQPIRTMANLAWAKNATHEELMQRRQELAQKAWNLGATPAARQNTNDFSSPNFYVLGSGSKETMEEIAKSAEATLKSVKTVVDATDAGPMYKGKATIFVLPKRYEYAEFAKMVERRSIPSTWTEHWQYNIIDAYVPMVVNPDEDPETLSARLIAPLTSLAVASQGGDVPRWLAEGIGRANAAKLGGRDNPQADKWREELPEALAVIEKPDDFLKGRLTPERTDLVAFGLGNQMLERNGRRQFDQLIRALKEGKPFAAAFTGAFGGPPQAYVDAWLRMQANSPQRRGRY